A single region of the Salvia splendens isolate huo1 chromosome 18, SspV2, whole genome shotgun sequence genome encodes:
- the LOC121777600 gene encoding peroxidase 19-like — protein MSPSSKFLILIIFLLASSAPTRSRKPRYQLSVDFYAKSCPKLDQLVASVTSQHFKEAPVSGPATIRLFFHDCFVQGCDASVLISSKPGSKELAERDADDNKELAQEAFDVVDMAKALVERNCPGVVSCADIVAIAARDFVHLAGGPYYQVKKGRWDGKISMASRVASNLPRSNATVDELVRLFSSKGLTLEDMVILSGAHTIGFAHCKQFVSRLYDYKGTKQPDPSMDPRLLKALKMSCPHFGGNTDIVAPFDVTTPFAFDNAYYGNLMAKLGLLASDQALPLDPRTKVFVQEMAKDKNKFFQSFGVAMDKMGSIGVKRGTKHGERRKVCSLHVG, from the exons ATGTCTCCCTCCTCCAAATTCCTCATTCTCATCATCTTTCTACTCGCCTCCTCCGCCCCCACCAGAAGCCGGAAGCCCCGGTACCAGCTCTCCGTAGATTTCTACGCCAAGTCATGCCCCAAGCTCGATCAGCTCGTCGCCTCCGTCACCTCCCAGCACTTCAAGGAAGCCCCCGTCTCCGGCCCCGCCACCATCCGCCTCTTCTTCCACGACTGCTTCGTACAA GGATGTGATGCATCAGTGCTCATTTCGTCGAAACCGGGAAGCAAGGAGCTGGCGGAGAGGGATGCGGATGATAACAAGGAGCTGGCACAAGAGGCTTTCGACGTCGTTGATATGGCCAAGGCGTTGGTCGAGAGAAACTGCCCCGGTGTCGTCTCCTGCGCCGACATTGTCGCCATTGCGGCCCGAGATTTCGTCCATCTG GCAGGAGGGCCATATTATCAAGTGAAGAAAGGAAGATGGGATGGGAAGATATCCATGGCTTCAAGGGTAGCATCCAATCTCCCACGGTCGAACGCGACCGTGGATGAGCTCGTTAGGCTCTTCAGCTCGAAGGGCCTAACGCTCGAGGACATGGTCATCCTGTCGGGGGCTCACACCATAGGCTTCGCGCACTGCAAGCAGTTCGTGAGCCGGTTGTATGACTACAAGGGCACAAAGCAGCCAGATCCATCAATGGACCCAAGGTTGCTGAAGGCCCTCAAGATGTCATGCCCACACTTTGGAGGGAACACTGATATTGTTGCACCATTTGATGTCACAACTCCTTTTGCATTCGACAATGCTTATTATGGGAATTTGATGGCTAAATTGGGGTTGTTGGCTTCTGATCAAGCACTGCCCTTGGATCCTAGGACTAAGGTTTTTGTGCAGGAAATGGCTAAGGATAAAAACAAGTTTTTTCAGTCATTTGGTGTGGCTATGGACAAAATGGGATCTATTGGTGTCAAGAGAGGCACTAAACatggagagagaagaaaagtttGCTCTTTGCATGTGGGATGA